One window from the genome of Streptomyces cadmiisoli encodes:
- a CDS encoding pyridoxal phosphate-dependent aminotransferase, which produces MADNVTSLFRSTAAHSPSMAALAREGGDGAGPVDFCIPCNPYFPTPAMFDDMASRLRDIITYYPSSADTITAELCSLLQLPPQCVAMGNGSTELITWIDHLLVRESLAVPVPTFGRWTDQPMETGKRVDMFPLQESGGFALDLAQYAEFIRARGTRVAVICNPNNPDGGFLHKHSVVQFMDAMADRDLVVIDESFLEFADAEAEPSVVQEAMIRPNVVVLRSLGKNFGLHGIRFGYLVANPALAGRIRSMLPKWNLNSFAEHVVFMLKEHGAEYTQSLQQVRRDRLEMASQLSALPGLTVYPSQGNFLFVRLPVGAEGTVVRDRLLTEHRVLVRECGNKIGSSSRFLRLVVRPQVDVRRLVSGLEQVLYGTRRGAAVPELGTGTSYSSGTAAVDRLVSATNGAGMHGLAAQAVGAIGAAGAGGPGPAAAPAAGTGMPMPAAPQPGGPEMPMPAAAQAFPPPAVPQQFPPPQPQLPLPAVAQAVPQPELVQSYPQPLAPQPPFPQPAIPQQVVPQPPIPQPAIPQPAMPQAMPPQAIPQQPSGPTPPGVPARGGLTAAQVRGMTGPGVPAGLATAPATGWPGATHWPNAAGMGQTG; this is translated from the coding sequence ATGGCCGACAACGTCACGTCGTTGTTCCGCAGCACCGCGGCGCACAGCCCCTCCATGGCTGCGCTGGCGCGGGAGGGCGGGGACGGGGCCGGCCCGGTGGACTTCTGCATCCCCTGCAATCCGTACTTCCCCACCCCGGCCATGTTCGACGACATGGCGAGCAGGCTGCGGGACATCATCACGTACTACCCGAGCAGCGCCGACACCATCACCGCCGAACTGTGCAGCCTGCTCCAGCTCCCGCCGCAGTGCGTGGCGATGGGCAACGGATCGACCGAGCTGATCACCTGGATCGACCACCTGCTGGTCCGTGAGTCCCTCGCCGTCCCCGTCCCCACCTTCGGCCGCTGGACCGACCAGCCGATGGAGACCGGCAAGCGGGTCGACATGTTCCCGCTCCAGGAGTCCGGCGGCTTCGCCCTGGACCTCGCGCAGTACGCCGAGTTCATCCGGGCCCGCGGCACCCGAGTCGCCGTCATCTGCAACCCCAACAACCCCGACGGCGGCTTTCTGCACAAGCACTCGGTCGTGCAGTTCATGGACGCGATGGCGGACCGGGACCTGGTCGTGATCGACGAGTCGTTCCTGGAGTTCGCCGACGCCGAGGCAGAGCCCAGCGTCGTCCAGGAGGCGATGATCCGGCCCAACGTCGTCGTGCTGCGCAGCCTCGGCAAGAACTTCGGGCTGCACGGCATCCGCTTCGGCTATCTGGTGGCCAACCCGGCGCTGGCCGGCCGGATCCGCTCGATGCTGCCCAAGTGGAATCTCAACTCCTTCGCCGAGCACGTGGTGTTCATGCTGAAGGAGCACGGCGCGGAGTACACGCAGAGCCTCCAGCAGGTCCGCCGCGACCGGCTGGAGATGGCCAGCCAGCTCTCCGCGCTCCCCGGCCTCACGGTCTACCCCTCCCAGGGGAACTTCCTCTTCGTGCGCCTGCCCGTGGGCGCCGAGGGCACCGTGGTCCGGGACCGGCTGCTGACCGAGCACCGGGTCCTGGTCCGGGAGTGCGGCAACAAGATCGGATCCTCCAGCCGCTTCCTGCGGCTCGTGGTGCGCCCCCAGGTGGACGTGCGTCGCCTGGTGTCCGGCCTGGAACAGGTGCTCTACGGGACCAGGAGGGGAGCCGCCGTGCCCGAGCTGGGCACCGGGACCAGCTACAGCTCGGGCACGGCGGCGGTGGACCGGCTCGTCAGTGCCACCAATGGCGCCGGGATGCACGGCCTTGCCGCTCAGGCCGTCGGCGCCATCGGTGCGGCCGGTGCCGGTGGCCCGGGCCCGGCAGCCGCCCCGGCCGCCGGCACCGGTATGCCGATGCCGGCCGCGCCGCAGCCCGGCGGGCCGGAGATGCCCATGCCGGCCGCCGCGCAGGCCTTCCCGCCACCGGCCGTACCCCAGCAGTTCCCGCCGCCCCAACCCCAGCTCCCGCTGCCCGCGGTCGCCCAGGCGGTGCCCCAGCCCGAACTGGTCCAGTCGTACCCCCAACCGCTCGCCCCCCAGCCGCCGTTCCCCCAGCCCGCCATCCCCCAGCAGGTCGTCCCCCAGCCCCCGATCCCGCAGCCCGCGATCCCGCAGCCCGCGATGCCGCAGGCCATGCCGCCCCAGGCGATCCCCCAGCAGCCCTCCGGCCCCACCCCGCCCGGTGTGCCCGCCCGGGGCGGCCTCACCGCCGCCCAGGTGCGGGGCATGACCGGCCCCGGTGTACCGGCCGGCCTGGCCACCGCACCCGCGACCGGCTGGCCGGGCGCCACCCACTGGCCGAACGCGGCCGGGATGGGGCAGACGGGCTGA
- a CDS encoding aldose epimerase family protein yields MDMSRRTVIVGAAAAGVTAATLGTAHAAEVRKPVRTPFGTLADGTRVHRWSLENGGTRLKVLSYGGIVQSLEVPDRRGRHTNVSLGFDTLEDYVSSSPYFGALIGRYGNRIAEGRFTLDGRTHQVSVNDGENTLHGGAQGFDKRVWDVEPFTKGSDVGLHLYYTSVDGEMGYPGTLRTKVTYTLTRDGDWRIDYEATTDRATVVNLTSHVYWNLAGESSGTVYDHELSIAASRYTPVDAGLIPTGELAKVAGTPFDFRRAKTVGEDIRVAHPQLLHGKGLDHNWVLDKGITSRPGHIATLRDPSSGRTLRIATTEPGLQFYSGNFLDGSLVGSGGTVYRQGDGLCLETQHYPDSPNHPSFPSTVLRPGQTYRSTTVHSFSA; encoded by the coding sequence ATGGACATGAGCAGACGTACGGTCATCGTCGGGGCCGCGGCAGCCGGAGTCACCGCCGCCACCCTCGGCACCGCGCACGCCGCCGAGGTCAGGAAGCCGGTACGGACACCGTTCGGCACGCTCGCCGACGGCACCAGGGTCCACCGCTGGTCCCTGGAGAACGGCGGCACCCGCCTGAAGGTCCTCTCCTACGGCGGGATCGTGCAGTCCCTGGAGGTCCCCGACCGCCGCGGCCGGCACACCAACGTCTCGCTGGGCTTCGACACCCTCGAGGACTACGTGTCCTCCAGCCCGTACTTCGGCGCGCTGATCGGCCGGTACGGCAACCGCATCGCCGAGGGCCGCTTCACCCTGGACGGCCGGACCCACCAGGTGTCCGTCAACGACGGCGAGAACACCCTGCACGGCGGCGCGCAGGGCTTCGACAAGCGGGTGTGGGACGTGGAGCCGTTCACCAAGGGCTCCGACGTCGGCCTGCACCTGTACTACACCAGCGTCGACGGCGAGATGGGCTACCCGGGCACGCTCCGCACGAAGGTCACCTACACCCTGACCCGCGACGGCGACTGGCGGATCGACTACGAGGCCACCACCGACCGGGCCACCGTCGTGAACCTCACCAGCCACGTGTACTGGAACCTGGCCGGCGAGTCGAGCGGCACCGTGTACGACCACGAGCTGTCCATCGCCGCCTCCCGCTACACACCGGTCGACGCGGGGCTGATCCCCACGGGCGAACTGGCGAAGGTGGCCGGCACCCCCTTCGACTTCCGCCGCGCCAAGACCGTCGGCGAGGACATCCGCGTGGCGCACCCGCAACTGCTCCACGGCAAGGGCCTGGACCACAACTGGGTCCTCGACAAGGGCATCACCTCCCGCCCCGGGCACATCGCCACCCTGCGCGACCCGTCCTCGGGCCGCACCCTGCGGATCGCCACCACCGAGCCGGGGCTCCAGTTCTACTCCGGCAACTTCCTGGACGGCTCGCTCGTCGGCAGCGGCGGCACCGTCTACCGGCAGGGCGACGGCCTCTGCCTGGAGACACAGCACTACCCGGACTCGCCGAACCACCCGTCGTTCCCGTCGACGGTGCTGCGGCCGGGGCAGACCTACCGGTCGACGACGGTGCACTCGTTCAGCGCGTGA
- a CDS encoding ATP-binding protein yields MSASPSARPPVTVRVFTQRLSSTPRGARLARYLALNQLVAWGVPRGTDLLDIVAVVVAELAANAVTHGRVPGRDFELRLALVPGSVRIEVTDTRTAPCPAGPGDVRPPCPSDESGRGLVLVEALADRWKVLDRSPAPGKTVRAEVDLPGWLRLFRT; encoded by the coding sequence ATGAGCGCATCACCCTCCGCCCGCCCGCCGGTTACCGTACGTGTGTTCACGCAGCGGTTGAGTTCCACGCCGCGAGGTGCCCGGCTCGCCAGGTACCTCGCGCTGAACCAGCTCGTCGCCTGGGGCGTCCCGCGTGGCACGGACCTCCTGGACATCGTGGCCGTCGTCGTCGCCGAGCTGGCCGCGAACGCCGTGACCCACGGCCGGGTGCCGGGCCGGGACTTCGAACTGCGGCTCGCCCTGGTCCCCGGCAGCGTCCGGATCGAGGTCACCGACACGCGCACCGCGCCCTGCCCGGCCGGTCCCGGTGACGTACGGCCCCCATGTCCGTCGGACGAATCGGGGCGGGGCCTGGTGCTGGTCGAAGCCCTGGCCGACCGGTGGAAGGTGCTGGACCGGAGTCCGGCGCCGGGGAAGACCGTGCGCGCGGAGGTGGACCTGCCGGGATGGCTCCGGCTGTTCCGTACGTGA
- a CDS encoding helix-turn-helix domain-containing protein — protein MVVEGVVGSGGEPESSDSMRTFGAMVQALREHAGLSRQELGERVRYSKHTVASVELGRRMPDPAFVERAEEVLGNTGALRRAAEHLGRQPGLAAWFRRWAHMEKAAITLYTYECRLIPGLLQTEAYGRTLFTNQLPPLGDEQIEAQWTARAERQRLLRERPNTAFSFILEEHLFRRRTGGEAVTRQLVGHLLEMAALRNIEIQIMPTEQESHAGLDGPMQLLETPENKWFAYCEGQESGQFIADPKVVSMLQMRYARMRSQALTLKDSTSLLRRMQGDL, from the coding sequence ATGGTCGTCGAGGGTGTGGTGGGTAGCGGTGGCGAGCCCGAGTCGTCCGACAGCATGCGGACGTTCGGAGCGATGGTCCAGGCGTTACGGGAACACGCGGGGCTGAGCCGACAGGAGCTGGGCGAGCGGGTGCGTTACTCCAAACACACCGTGGCGTCGGTGGAGCTGGGCAGGCGTATGCCGGATCCGGCGTTCGTGGAGCGGGCGGAGGAGGTGCTGGGCAACACGGGGGCGCTGCGCAGGGCGGCGGAGCACCTGGGTCGGCAACCCGGGCTGGCGGCGTGGTTCAGGCGCTGGGCGCACATGGAGAAGGCGGCCATCACGCTGTACACGTACGAATGCCGGTTGATTCCAGGACTGTTGCAGACAGAAGCCTACGGGCGAACGTTGTTCACGAATCAGCTTCCGCCCCTGGGTGACGAGCAGATCGAGGCGCAGTGGACGGCCCGTGCGGAACGGCAACGGCTGTTACGGGAACGCCCCAACACGGCGTTCAGCTTCATCCTGGAGGAACACCTCTTCCGGCGGCGGACCGGAGGCGAGGCGGTCACGCGGCAGCTTGTCGGCCATTTACTGGAGATGGCGGCGCTGCGGAACATCGAGATCCAGATCATGCCGACGGAACAGGAGTCACACGCAGGGCTGGACGGTCCCATGCAACTGCTGGAAACCCCGGAGAACAAGTGGTTCGCCTACTGCGAGGGCCAGGAAAGCGGCCAGTTCATCGCTGACCCGAAGGTGGTCAGCATGCTCCAGATGCGGTATGCCAGGATGCGCTCACAGGCTCTCACTCTCAAGGACTCGACGAGCCTGTTGCGGCGGATGCAAGGAGACCTATGA
- a CDS encoding DUF397 domain-containing protein has product MSTSELAWFKSSYSSGGSGDCVEIALTPSTVHVRDSKDRQGPRMAVSPAVWGDFLGHLTK; this is encoded by the coding sequence ATGAGCACCAGCGAACTGGCTTGGTTCAAGAGCAGTTACAGCAGCGGTGGTTCGGGCGACTGCGTAGAGATCGCCCTCACCCCCTCCACCGTGCACGTCCGTGACTCCAAGGACCGGCAGGGACCGCGGATGGCCGTGTCCCCCGCCGTGTGGGGCGACTTCCTCGGCCATCTCACG